The sequence TAACTTCAAAAAGACCAGCAATAAAGAGTAAAATCCAGTTCATATTCACTCCGTAAGTGATAACTTTTCTTTTTATCTTTGACTGTAAATCTTATATAACACGATTCTTTTGGGTTGGCCCATTTAAGATTTCCAATGGAATCAACTTTCAAAAATGGAAAAATACCCTTGGATTTCGCAAGGCATATTTTCTAAAATATTCAACCATTTGGTTTAATAATTGACTAAAAAAATGAATCTAAATATATTCAACTAAATGGTTGAATTAAAGAAAAAGGAACAAGTTTTAGATAGGGTTTTTGCTGCTCTTGCAGACCACACGAGAAGGCAAATGCTTGCTCGTCTTCGAAAAGGGTCCCTAAGTATCTCTGAACTTGCGGAAACCTTTACGATGTCTTTTGCAGGAGTGGCAAAACATATCGATGTACTGACGGAAGCTGAACTTGTGAAGAAAGTAAGAGCTTCTCATGACGGTAGAAGTTTTCGTTTGGAGTTACAGAGCCAAACACTTTTAGAAGCAACTAATTGGATTACTTATCATCAAGAATTTTGGACAAATAAATTGGCAAAACTGGAAGCTTTTTTAGAGGAGAAGGGAAATGAAACCAGAAGTCCTAAGAATAGAAAAAGAAATTAATGCAGATCCAATAAAAATTTTCAGAGCATGGCTAAATGCGGAAGACTTTGCGCTTTGGTTTTTATCTGGTGAGGGAATTGAAATCGAATCAGTCATTATGGATCCAAGGCCAGGAGGTAAGTTTATAATCAATATGGAACTCGATGGAAAAATTTTACCTCATGAAGGTGAATACATTACTATTGATGAACCTAATAAGTTAGTATTTACATGGCGTTCACATGCAACCGATAACAAAGACACTTTAGTTACGATCACTTTTGAAGAGATAAAAGATATAATATCCAAAAGTGGCAAGGTTGGAAAACAAAAAACTTTGGTGACTTTAGTGCATGAAGAACTGACAAGCGAGATCCAAGTAAAAATGCATAACCATGGTTGGACAAATATTCTAGAAGGTTTGGACCAATGGATAAATTCGGGTAAGTAAA is a genomic window of Leptospira brenneri containing:
- a CDS encoding ArsR/SmtB family transcription factor; this translates as MVELKKKEQVLDRVFAALADHTRRQMLARLRKGSLSISELAETFTMSFAGVAKHIDVLTEAELVKKVRASHDGRSFRLELQSQTLLEATNWITYHQEFWTNKLAKLEAFLEEKGNETRSPKNRKRN
- a CDS encoding SRPBCC family protein — translated: MKPEVLRIEKEINADPIKIFRAWLNAEDFALWFLSGEGIEIESVIMDPRPGGKFIINMELDGKILPHEGEYITIDEPNKLVFTWRSHATDNKDTLVTITFEEIKDIISKSGKVGKQKTLVTLVHEELTSEIQVKMHNHGWTNILEGLDQWINSGK